The bacterium genome contains a region encoding:
- a CDS encoding type IV secretion system DNA-binding domain-containing protein, giving the protein MSRLVTISVKLPRLQEVTPEAAKTFLSTLTSISSVSSFQKLFGTKPQVLSLELVTVNQQILFLITVDEELERFVQTQLQSNYPLVIMQKINDPLQSQSLFVKNFKLKNGSYYPIATYDKFADIDPMASVLSVLSKAESNEVSMVQIALEATSSSWQSKGSNYADFGTKKEDGTYTPRTDKSVIVEKVSYPGFKASIRVASTSNKTLNELSSSLGVFTRSDGNTFTSKKVSLWGKASVVDDLLDRKVIGNDILNILEIATLWHLPSDKIKTATIAWGTSVLSEPPENLPNAITATEEEKQHINFFGKTIFKNRDTIFGVKDIDRRRHIWAIGKTGTGKSTMLENMAIDDMKKDRGICYIDPHGDACEILLDYIPKRRINDVIYFNPADTEYPITINPLEVRNKEEAELVVSGLMAIFTKVWANVWSARMEYILRNAFLTLAEVPGSTLADVLSLISNQGYRARVVEKLQDKALVNFWRDEFDKMPPNLQKEAIAPIQNKVGQFVTSPMIRRVIGSPKSTIALDDAMNEGKIILANLSQGRLGEDNSALLGAMLITKLQLVAMRRVKIEEEQRRDFFMYVDEFQNFATTSFIKILSEARKYRLSVMLANQYMAQIPEDVQKAILGNAGTVTCFALGASDADILHKEFAEVFSQNDLVNLSKYQIAIKMMIDGQTSRPFVANTLPLPISKNQNRQKVIDVSRSRWATKV; this is encoded by the coding sequence ATGTCCCGTTTAGTTACAATTTCTGTCAAACTACCCCGCCTGCAAGAGGTTACTCCTGAGGCTGCAAAAACATTTCTTTCTACCTTGACTTCAATTAGTTCTGTTTCTTCATTTCAAAAACTCTTTGGAACCAAACCACAAGTATTATCTTTAGAACTAGTTACCGTAAATCAACAAATATTATTTTTAATTACTGTTGATGAAGAATTAGAAAGATTTGTGCAAACACAACTTCAAAGTAACTACCCATTAGTAATAATGCAAAAAATTAATGACCCACTACAAAGTCAATCGTTGTTTGTTAAAAATTTCAAACTTAAGAATGGTTCATATTATCCAATAGCTACATATGACAAGTTTGCAGACATTGACCCAATGGCTTCAGTCCTTTCTGTTCTCTCAAAAGCAGAGAGTAACGAAGTGTCCATGGTTCAAATTGCACTTGAAGCGACTAGTTCCTCTTGGCAAAGTAAAGGCAGTAACTATGCTGATTTTGGCACTAAAAAAGAAGATGGGACTTATACACCAAGAACGGACAAAAGTGTAATAGTTGAAAAAGTTTCTTACCCAGGATTTAAAGCATCAATAAGGGTTGCTTCAACCTCCAATAAAACCCTGAACGAGCTATCATCATCTTTGGGGGTATTTACAAGATCAGATGGAAATACGTTTACATCAAAAAAGGTTAGTCTTTGGGGTAAGGCCTCGGTTGTCGATGATCTACTTGACAGAAAAGTTATTGGAAATGACATTTTAAATATTTTAGAAATTGCCACACTTTGGCACCTACCATCAGACAAAATTAAAACGGCAACAATTGCTTGGGGCACATCAGTCCTATCTGAACCTCCAGAAAACTTGCCAAACGCAATTACTGCGACAGAAGAAGAGAAACAACATATTAACTTTTTTGGTAAAACAATATTTAAGAACAGGGACACAATATTTGGAGTTAAAGACATAGACAGAAGAAGACATATTTGGGCAATTGGAAAAACTGGAACTGGAAAATCAACCATGCTTGAAAACATGGCCATAGATGACATGAAAAAAGACAGGGGTATATGCTACATTGACCCCCATGGAGATGCTTGTGAAATACTTTTAGATTACATACCCAAAAGAAGAATTAATGATGTTATCTACTTTAACCCCGCAGATACTGAGTATCCAATAACTATTAATCCCCTAGAGGTTAGGAACAAGGAAGAAGCAGAGCTTGTTGTTTCAGGCTTAATGGCAATATTTACAAAGGTTTGGGCAAACGTCTGGTCTGCCAGAATGGAATATATTTTAAGAAATGCTTTTTTAACGTTAGCGGAAGTTCCAGGTTCCACACTTGCTGATGTACTTTCCTTAATTTCAAATCAAGGGTACAGGGCAAGAGTTGTAGAAAAATTACAGGATAAGGCGTTAGTTAACTTTTGGAGAGATGAGTTTGACAAAATGCCACCCAATTTACAAAAAGAGGCCATTGCCCCTATTCAAAATAAAGTAGGTCAATTTGTCACTTCTCCCATGATTAGACGAGTTATAGGTAGTCCAAAATCAACTATTGCCCTAGATGATGCGATGAACGAAGGGAAAATAATACTTGCTAATCTTTCTCAGGGAAGATTGGGTGAAGATAACTCTGCCCTACTCGGTGCCATGCTTATAACCAAACTTCAGTTGGTTGCAATGAGAAGAGTCAAAATTGAAGAAGAACAAAGACGAGACTTCTTTATGTATGTTGATGAATTCCAAAACTTTGCAACAACATCATTTATTAAAATTCTTTCAGAAGCCAGAAAATACAGGCTTTCCGTTATGCTTGCAAACCAATATATGGCCCAAATTCCAGAAGATGTACAAAAAGCAATTTTAGGTAACGCAGGAACTGTAACTTGTTTTGCCTTAGGTGCGTCTGACGCTGACATATTACATAAAGAATTTGCGGAGGTTTTCTCACAAAATGATCTTGTTAATCTTTCAAAATATCAGATTGCTATAAAAATGATGATTGATGGACAAACAAGTAGGCCATTTGTAGCCAACACCCTCCCACTACCTATATCCAAAAATCAAAACAGACAAAAAGTAATTGATGTCTCCAGATCCCGCTGGGCAACAAAGGTTTAA
- a CDS encoding LAGLIDADG family homing endonuclease: MSPDYITGLTDGEGCFYIGIRLPKGPFKTVRVEPHFYIKLRGDNLPLLEEVRKTLKCGAIYYQNEKRINHSACYRYEVNNIKDLKEILVPFFEKFPLLGVKQKDFLIFKEVVSLVFQNKHKDPKVISKIIKLKSTMNNRTRWMR, encoded by the coding sequence ATGTCACCTGATTATATTACCGGATTAACTGATGGAGAAGGATGTTTTTACATTGGAATTAGACTTCCAAAAGGTCCATTCAAAACAGTAAGAGTTGAGCCTCATTTTTATATCAAGCTAAGGGGAGATAATCTTCCATTACTTGAAGAAGTTCGAAAGACATTAAAATGTGGAGCAATTTATTACCAAAATGAAAAAAGAATTAATCATTCAGCCTGTTACAGGTATGAGGTTAATAATATAAAAGATCTTAAAGAAATTTTAGTTCCATTCTTTGAAAAGTTCCCTTTATTGGGAGTTAAACAAAAAGATTTTCTTATTTTTAAGGAAGTTGTAAGTTTAGTTTTTCAAAATAAACATAAAGATCCAAAAGTAATTAGTAAAATAATCAAATTAAAATCGACAATGAATAATCGGACTCGCTGGATGCGGTAA
- a CDS encoding PIN domain-containing protein: MISEVFVDTNVFVTIRDNTDSTHKKALKISEYISKNKIKWATSSDVIGETLTVISKKLGKEIAIDWYKDFKNSSIREIFIDEATHRETRKFFTKVKSKNISFIDCSNVIAMKRNKIKHIFSFDEYFRKMGVELLSDAI, translated from the coding sequence ATGATCTCTGAAGTTTTTGTTGACACAAATGTTTTTGTTACAATCCGCGATAATACAGACTCCACTCATAAAAAAGCATTAAAAATCTCTGAATATATATCCAAAAACAAAATTAAATGGGCCACATCTTCAGATGTAATAGGAGAGACATTAACTGTTATATCCAAAAAACTTGGTAAAGAAATAGCCATAGATTGGTATAAAGATTTTAAAAACAGTAGCATAAGAGAAATTTTTATCGATGAGGCTACTCATCGAGAAACAAGGAAATTTTTCACAAAAGTTAAATCTAAAAATATTTCTTTTATAGATTGCTCAAACGTGATTGCAATGAAAAGAAATAAAATTAAACATATTTTTTCATTTGATGAATATTTTAGGAAGATGGGAGTAGAACTTCTTTCTGATGCGATTTAG
- a CDS encoding LAGLIDADG family homing endonuclease, giving the protein MPKLITENALSAVNQQGRSRKRNPQRLYVEYPTSSKNEMSDIEATLLGILYTDGCLSKRSKNAWRFYLSNTSYIIIQVFKNCMINLFKLDAKRVRISKKQVNGKPFYRAVVDSASSGEFLNSKYGTFRTLVFKSEDGKEIYPSTKLPFNKNSNLKIMSKFLKVAFSCDGGINLYVAKSKFGYKFLIRNVYLACKHPQLQIDYHELLKVLGIESKIIKGDGKILIQGRNELNKFREKVGFIEGVKITQNSKFWQGVEKRNVLNIAIGSYKNPKKIINLSRFRG; this is encoded by the coding sequence ATGCCCAAATTGATAACTGAAAATGCTTTAAGTGCAGTCAATCAGCAGGGAAGATCTCGTAAGAGAAACCCTCAGAGACTATATGTCGAATATCCTACTAGTAGTAAGAATGAAATGTCTGACATAGAAGCAACTTTATTGGGTATTTTATACACCGATGGTTGTCTATCTAAAAGGAGTAAGAATGCATGGAGATTTTATCTAAGCAACACTTCTTACATAATTATACAAGTATTTAAAAATTGTATGATCAATCTTTTTAAATTAGATGCCAAAAGAGTACGAATATCTAAAAAACAAGTTAATGGAAAACCTTTTTACAGAGCAGTTGTAGATAGTGCATCATCTGGAGAATTTTTAAATTCAAAATATGGTACATTTCGAACACTAGTTTTTAAAAGTGAAGATGGTAAAGAAATTTATCCTTCGACAAAATTACCGTTTAACAAAAATTCTAATCTCAAAATAATGAGCAAGTTCTTAAAAGTTGCCTTTAGTTGTGATGGTGGCATAAATTTATACGTAGCGAAATCAAAGTTTGGATACAAATTTTTGATTAGGAATGTATATTTAGCTTGCAAGCATCCACAATTACAGATTGATTATCACGAACTTTTGAAAGTTCTTGGTATCGAATCTAAAATTATTAAGGGAGATGGAAAAATACTTATTCAAGGCAGAAATGAGTTGAATAAGTTTAGAGAAAAAGTTGGTTTTATAGAAGGTGTAAAAATAACACAAAATTCTAAATTTTGGCAAGGTGTCGAAAAGCGGAATGTGTTAAATATCGCAATTGGTTCTTACAAAAATCCGAAAAAGATAATCAATCTTTCGAGGTTTAGAGGATAA